A genomic segment from Piliocolobus tephrosceles isolate RC106 unplaced genomic scaffold, ASM277652v3 unscaffolded_416, whole genome shotgun sequence encodes:
- the CD300LG gene encoding LOW QUALITY PROTEIN: CMRF35-like molecule 9 (The sequence of the model RefSeq protein was modified relative to this genomic sequence to represent the inferred CDS: substituted 1 base at 1 genomic stop codon) codes for MRLLVLLWGCLVLPGYEALEGPKEISGFKGDTLSLQCTYREELRDHRKYWCRKGGLLFSHCFGTIYAGKEGQETTEGRVSIHDSCQELSLIVTLWNLILQDAGKYXCGVEKRGPDESLLISLFIFPGPCCPPSPSPTFQLLATTRLQPKAKTQQTQAPGLTSPGLYPAGTTAKQGKTGAEATPFPGTSQYGHERTSQYAATSPHAATSPPTGSSLPRKQLDSTSAEDASPALSSGSSKPRVSIPMVRMLATVLVLLSLLSAAGLIAFSSHLLLWRKEARQAMETQRNEKVYLSHLNSLMFSLSLPWL; via the exons ATGCGGCTTCTGGTCCTGCTATGGGGTTGCCTAGTGCTCCCAG GTTATGAAGCCCTGGAGGGCCCGAAGGAAATCAGTGGGTTCAAAGGGGACACTCTGTCCCTGCAGTGCACCTATAGGGAAGAGCTGAGGGACCACCGGAAGTACTGGTGCAGAAAGGGTGGGCTCCTCTTCTCTCACTGCTTTGGCACCATCTATGCGGGAAAAGAAGGCCAGGAGACAACGGAGGGCAGGGTGTCCATCCATGACAGCTGCCAGGAGCTCTCGCTAATTGTGACACTGTGGAACCTTATCCTACAAGACGCTGGGAAGTACTGATGTGGGGTCGAAAAACGGGGCCCCGATGAGTCTTTACTGATATCTCTGTTCATCTTTCCAG GACCCTGctgtcctccctccccttctcccacctTCCAGCTTCTGGCTACAACACGCCTGCAGCCCAAGGCAAAAACTCAGCAAACCCAGGCCCCAGGATTGA CTTCTCCTGGGCTCTACCCAGCAGGAACCACAGCCAAGCAGGGGAAGACAGGGGCTGAGGCCACTCCATTCCCAGGGACTTCCCAGTACGGGCACGAAAGAACTTCTCAGTACGCAGCAACCTCTCCTCATGCAGCGACCTCTCCTCCTACAGGGAGCTCCCTCCCCCGGAAGCAGCTGGACTCCACCTCAGCAGAGGATGCCAGTCCAGCTCTCAGCAGCGGCAGCTCTAAGCCCAG GGTGTCCATCCCAATGGTCCGCATGCTGGCCACAGTCCTGGTGCTGCTGAGCCTTCTGTCAGCCGCAGGCCTGATCGCCTTCAGCAGCCACCTGCTCCTGTGGAGAAAGGAAG CTCGACAGGCCATGGAGACACAGAGGAACGAGAAGGTCTACCTCTCACACTTG AACTCCCTGATGTTTTCTCTGAGTCTTCCTTGGCTCTGA